From one Triticum aestivum cultivar Chinese Spring chromosome 4B, IWGSC CS RefSeq v2.1, whole genome shotgun sequence genomic stretch:
- the LOC123092794 gene encoding 26S proteasome non-ATPase regulatory subunit 4 homolog isoform X1, whose translation MVLESTMICIDNSEWMRNGDYSPSRFQAQADAVNLICGAKTQSNPENTVGVMTMAGKGVRVLVTPTSDLGKILACMHGLEVGAEANLAAAIQVAQLALKHRQNKRQQQRIIVFIGSPVTYDKKVLETIGKKLKKNNVALDVVDFGETDDEKPEKLEALIAAVNSSDSSHIVHVPPGDHALSDVLISTPIFTGEEGGSGFAASAAAAAATGATGYDFGVDPNVDPELALALRLSMEEERARQEAIAKKAAEDNKDHASSSTDAIMAEAELTLNAPADVDADLLKDDDDAQLLQQALAMSMDEGASGSAAVADAAMAEAAADDQDLALALQMSVQDAEVAGQSDMSKVFEDRSFVTSILNSLPGVDPNDPSVKDLLASLHGQGEQEEKKDKEDKPDKPEDGKN comes from the exons ATGGTGCTCGAG TCGACGATGATCTGCATAGACAACTCGGAGTGGATGCGGAACGGCGACTACTCGCCGTCCCGCTTccaggcgcaggccgacgccgtcAACCTCATCTGCGGCGCCAAGACCCAG TCGAACCCGGAGAATACGGTGGGCGTCATGACGATGGCCGGCAAGGGCGTGCGCGTGCTTGTCACTCCCACCAGCGACCTCGGCAAGATCCTCGCCTGTATGCACG GGCTGGAAGTTGGAGCTGAAGCAAACTTGGCCGCAGCTATTCAGGTTGCTCAGCTGGCGCTAAAGCATCGCCAGAATAAGAGGCAACAGCAGAGAATTATTGTTTTCATTGGAAG CCCTGTGACATACGACAAGAAGGTCTTGGAGACAAtagggaagaagctgaagaagaataaTGTTGCCCTTGACGTtgttgattttggtgaaactgatGATGAAAAGCCTGAGAAACTGGAAGCGCTGATCGCTGCTGTGAACAGCAGTGATAGCAGCCACATCGTCCATGTCCCTCCGGGTGACCATGCCCTTTCTGATGTTCTTATAAG CACTCCTATCTTTACTGGTGAAGAAGGTGGAAGTGGCTTTGCTGCTTCTGCAGCAGCTGCTGCAGCCACCGGAGCTACCGGATATGATTTTGGTGTGGACCCAAATGTGGATCCAGAGTTGGCACTTGCCCTACGGTTGTCTATGGAGGAAGAGCGAGCTAGGCAAGAGGCTATCGCGAAAAAGGCTGCAGAAGACAACAAGGATCATGCCTCGAGCTCTACTGATGCTATTATGGCTGAAGCGGAACTTACCTTAAATGCTCCTGCTGATGTTGACGCAGATCTACTGAAG GATGATGATGATGCTCAGCTACTACAGCAAGCACTCGCTATGTCAATGGATGAGGGTGCTTCAGGATCTGCAGCTGTGGCTGATGCTGCTATGGCAGAAGCTGCTGCAGATGACCAGGATTTGGCATTGG CTCTTCAAATGTCTGTCCAGGACGCAGAGGTGGCTGGTCAATCTGATATGAGCAAAGTGTTTGAGGACAGGTCATTTGTGACATCCATCCTTAATTCG CTTCCTGGTGTTGACCCCAATGACCCATCTGTGAAAGATCTACTGGCTTCTTTGCATGGCCAAGGAGAG CAGGAGGAGAAGAAAGATAAGGAGGACAAGCCAGACAAGCCTGAAGATGGGAAGAACTAA
- the LOC123092794 gene encoding 26S proteasome non-ATPase regulatory subunit 4 homolog isoform X2, with amino-acid sequence MVLESTMICIDNSEWMRNGDYSPSRFQAQADAVNLICGAKTQSNPENTVGVMTMAGKGVRVLVTPTSDLGKILACMHGLEVGAEANLAAAIQVAQLALKHRQNKRQQQRIIVFIGSPVTYDKKVLETIGKKLKKNNVALDVVDFGETDDEKPEKLEALIAAVNSSDSSHIVHVPPGDHALSDVLISTPIFTGEEGGSGFAASAAAAAATGATGYDFGVDPNVDPELALALRLSMEEERARQEAIAKKAAEDNKDHASSSTDAIMAEAELTLNAPADVDADLLKDDDDAQLLQQALAMSMDEGASGSAAVADAAMAEAAADDQDLALALQMSVQDAEVAGQSDMSKVFEDRSFVTSILNSLPGVDPNDPSVKDLLASLHGQGEEEKKDKEDKPDKPEDGKN; translated from the exons ATGGTGCTCGAG TCGACGATGATCTGCATAGACAACTCGGAGTGGATGCGGAACGGCGACTACTCGCCGTCCCGCTTccaggcgcaggccgacgccgtcAACCTCATCTGCGGCGCCAAGACCCAG TCGAACCCGGAGAATACGGTGGGCGTCATGACGATGGCCGGCAAGGGCGTGCGCGTGCTTGTCACTCCCACCAGCGACCTCGGCAAGATCCTCGCCTGTATGCACG GGCTGGAAGTTGGAGCTGAAGCAAACTTGGCCGCAGCTATTCAGGTTGCTCAGCTGGCGCTAAAGCATCGCCAGAATAAGAGGCAACAGCAGAGAATTATTGTTTTCATTGGAAG CCCTGTGACATACGACAAGAAGGTCTTGGAGACAAtagggaagaagctgaagaagaataaTGTTGCCCTTGACGTtgttgattttggtgaaactgatGATGAAAAGCCTGAGAAACTGGAAGCGCTGATCGCTGCTGTGAACAGCAGTGATAGCAGCCACATCGTCCATGTCCCTCCGGGTGACCATGCCCTTTCTGATGTTCTTATAAG CACTCCTATCTTTACTGGTGAAGAAGGTGGAAGTGGCTTTGCTGCTTCTGCAGCAGCTGCTGCAGCCACCGGAGCTACCGGATATGATTTTGGTGTGGACCCAAATGTGGATCCAGAGTTGGCACTTGCCCTACGGTTGTCTATGGAGGAAGAGCGAGCTAGGCAAGAGGCTATCGCGAAAAAGGCTGCAGAAGACAACAAGGATCATGCCTCGAGCTCTACTGATGCTATTATGGCTGAAGCGGAACTTACCTTAAATGCTCCTGCTGATGTTGACGCAGATCTACTGAAG GATGATGATGATGCTCAGCTACTACAGCAAGCACTCGCTATGTCAATGGATGAGGGTGCTTCAGGATCTGCAGCTGTGGCTGATGCTGCTATGGCAGAAGCTGCTGCAGATGACCAGGATTTGGCATTGG CTCTTCAAATGTCTGTCCAGGACGCAGAGGTGGCTGGTCAATCTGATATGAGCAAAGTGTTTGAGGACAGGTCATTTGTGACATCCATCCTTAATTCG CTTCCTGGTGTTGACCCCAATGACCCATCTGTGAAAGATCTACTGGCTTCTTTGCATGGCCAAGGAGAG GAGGAGAAGAAAGATAAGGAGGACAAGCCAGACAAGCCTGAAGATGGGAAGAACTAA
- the LOC123092796 gene encoding actin-depolymerizing factor 5, with the protein MAMAYKMATEGMNIKEECKRWFTEMKWKKVHRFVVYKIDERTRAVLVDKVGGPGEGYDELVAALPGDDCRYAVFDFDFVSVDNCQKSKIFFIAWSPAASRIRAKILYATSKQGLRRVLEGVHYEVQATERSEMGFDVIRERAQ; encoded by the exons ATGGCAATGGCTTACAAGATG GCGACGGAGGGGATGAACatcaaggaggagtgcaagcggTGGTTCACGGAGATGAAGTGGAAGAAGGTGCACCGCTTCGTGGTCTACAAGATCGACGAGCGGACGCGCGCCGTGCTGGTGGACAAGGTGGGCGGCCCCGGGGAGGGGTACGACGAGCTCGTCGCCGCGCTGCCCGGCGACGACTGCCGCTACGCCGTCTTCGACTTCGACTTCGTCTCCGTCGACAACTGCCAGAAGAGCAAGATCTTCTTCATCGCATG GTCGCCGGCGGCGTCGAGGATAAGGGCCAAGATTCTGTACGCGACGTCGAAGCAAGGCCTGCGGCGGGTGCTGGAGGGGGTCCACTACGAGGTGCAGGCCACCGAGCGCTCCGAGATGGGCTTCGACGTCATCAGAGAGCGCGCGCAATGA